A region from the Campylobacter blaseri genome encodes:
- a CDS encoding GNAT family N-acetyltransferase, which produces MKIRLAHSSDVKRLLEIENRVFSKDEFALSKANFYYHIRKNLLYVSVGEKDEILGYILVFNKLKIPRIYSFAVAVQHQGIGSKLLNFVCDKFEALQLEVRADNFNAIRLYGKFGFKKYKILKAYYPDGADGIKMKKL; this is translated from the coding sequence ATGAAGATTAGATTAGCTCACTCAAGTGATGTAAAAAGGCTTTTGGAGATTGAAAATAGAGTCTTTTCAAAAGATGAATTTGCTCTTTCAAAAGCTAATTTTTACTACCATATAAGAAAAAATTTACTCTATGTGTCAGTTGGTGAAAAAGATGAAATTTTAGGATACATTTTAGTTTTTAACAAGCTTAAAATTCCTAGAATTTACTCATTTGCAGTTGCAGTTCAGCACCAAGGAATTGGGAGTAAACTTTTAAATTTTGTATGTGATAAATTTGAGGCTTTACAACTTGAAGTAAGGGCTGATAATTTTAATGCCATTAGATTATATGGAAAATTTGGATTTAAAAAGTATAAAATTTTAAAGGCATATTATCCAGATGGAGCTGATGGCATTAAGATGAAAAAGCTTTAA
- the gltX gene encoding glutamate--tRNA ligase, which yields MIVTRFAPSPTGYLHIGGLRTALYSYLYARANNGKFLLRIEDTDLKRNSQEAAEAIVEAFKWCGLDFDGEIVYQSNRFDVYKKYIQKLLDEGKAYKCYMTKEELEALRNEQIANKQRPKYDGRYRDFKGTPPAGIDPVIRIKAPLSGEIKFDDGVKGEIKFNAEDILDDFVIARSDGSPTYNFTVVIDDALMGINQVIRGDDHLSNTPKQIVLYKALGFEIPKFYHVAMINGTDGHKLSKRHGATDVMEYKKMGYLSEALLNFLVRLGWSYGDEEIFTMEDLKKKFSPNNLSKSASTFNQSKLEWLNQHYIKEAKFEYLVEKLKDFDLDLSKNSHAKLLIDSLRERSKTLIEMSNSAKNILNRPKEYDEKAYRKFINEDSLELLNKFSVILDKDMSAAEYEEATIKFLEDNNSKLKNLAQPLRVAITGTSVSPSIFEVIEILGSDEVKTRINNIINKE from the coding sequence ATGATCGTAACTCGTTTTGCACCATCTCCAACTGGGTATTTGCACATAGGTGGACTTAGAACAGCTTTGTATTCTTACTTATATGCAAGAGCAAATAACGGCAAGTTTCTTCTTAGGATAGAAGATACAGATTTAAAAAGAAATTCACAAGAAGCGGCTGAGGCTATTGTTGAGGCTTTTAAATGGTGCGGCTTAGATTTTGATGGTGAGATAGTTTATCAAAGCAATAGATTTGATGTTTATAAAAAATATATCCAAAAACTTCTTGATGAGGGGAAAGCTTATAAATGTTATATGACAAAAGAGGAGCTCGAAGCTTTAAGAAATGAACAAATAGCAAATAAGCAAAGACCAAAATATGATGGCAGATATAGAGATTTTAAAGGAACTCCACCAGCAGGAATTGACCCAGTTATCCGTATAAAAGCACCACTTAGTGGAGAGATTAAATTTGATGATGGAGTTAAGGGCGAGATTAAGTTTAATGCTGAAGATATTTTAGATGATTTTGTAATTGCTAGAAGTGATGGAAGTCCAACTTATAATTTTACTGTTGTAATTGATGATGCTTTGATGGGTATAAATCAAGTAATTAGAGGAGATGATCATCTTTCAAATACTCCAAAACAAATTGTTTTATATAAAGCTTTAGGATTTGAAATTCCAAAATTTTATCATGTTGCTATGATAAATGGAACTGATGGACATAAGCTCTCCAAAAGACATGGTGCAACTGATGTTATGGAATACAAAAAAATGGGATATTTAAGTGAAGCACTTTTAAATTTCTTGGTAAGACTTGGTTGGAGTTATGGAGATGAAGAGATTTTTACAATGGAGGATTTAAAAAAGAAGTTTAGCCCTAATAATCTTAGCAAATCAGCAAGTACATTTAATCAAAGCAAATTAGAATGGTTAAACCAGCACTATATAAAAGAGGCTAAATTTGAATACCTAGTAGAAAAACTAAAAGATTTTGATTTGGATTTAAGCAAAAATAGCCATGCAAAATTACTTATTGATTCTTTAAGAGAGAGAAGTAAGACCCTTATTGAGATGAGCAATAGTGCAAAAAATATATTAAATAGACCAAAAGAGTATGATGAAAAGGCATATAGAAAATTTATTAATGAAGATAGTTTAGAATTATTAAATAAATTTAGTGTTATTTTGGATAAAGATATGAGTGCAGCTGAATATGAAGAGGCGACAATTAAATTTCTAGAAGATAACAATTCAAAACTTAAAAATTTAGCTCAACCTTTAAGGGTAGCTATAACTGGCACTAGTGTAAGTCCTTCAATTTTTGAAGTGATTGAGATACTAGGAAGCGATGAGGTAAAAACTAGAATTAACAATATAATAAATAAGGAATAA
- a CDS encoding nicotinate phosphoribosyltransferase, giving the protein MNNFGLFTDFYQLSMMQGYFKEKRDSVVVFDCFFRKHPFEGGYTIICGINEVVEYIQNLKFSDEDIEYLRTLNSFDDDFLQHLKTLKFSGEIYAMKEGSIAFAHEPIIRVKANILEAQLIETAILNIVNFQTLIATKSSRVVESAKGGGVMEFGLRRAQARSAGLYGSKAAIVGGCVGTSNVEAAKKFGLKVIGTHSHSWVQSFNSELESFRAYAKCYPNSTLLLIDTYNVLNSGLPNAITVFKELREKGYKPLGVRLDSGDLEYLSKEVRKALDAEGFKDAKITASNDLDEHLIEHLLINGAKIDNWGVGTRLITAHDSPSLGGVYKLSGVLKDGKIEPKMKISNDPRKINNPGLKQVYRLYDKDTDKAIADLITLDDEVINNDEIKIFHPLYTYKRKIVKNFYAKKLLKPLFIDGKFVGKMQSVKEIAKFAKEEKESMWEQYLRNIKPQTYKVDLSQKLWDIRESIIQKHKPN; this is encoded by the coding sequence ATGAATAATTTTGGACTTTTTACAGACTTTTACCAACTTAGCATGATGCAAGGCTACTTTAAAGAAAAAAGAGATAGCGTAGTTGTATTTGATTGTTTTTTTAGAAAACACCCATTTGAGGGTGGTTATACTATAATTTGTGGCATAAATGAGGTTGTAGAGTATATACAAAATCTAAAATTTAGTGATGAAGATATAGAGTATTTAAGAACTCTTAACTCATTTGATGATGATTTTTTACAGCATTTAAAAACTCTAAAATTTAGTGGTGAAATTTATGCTATGAAAGAGGGTTCTATCGCTTTTGCTCACGAGCCAATTATAAGAGTAAAAGCAAATATTTTAGAAGCACAACTCATTGAAACAGCTATTTTAAATATAGTTAATTTCCAAACACTAATTGCAACAAAAAGCTCAAGAGTTGTGGAGAGTGCAAAGGGTGGTGGAGTTATGGAGTTTGGGCTTAGAAGAGCCCAAGCAAGAAGTGCAGGGCTTTATGGCTCAAAAGCTGCCATAGTTGGTGGGTGCGTAGGAACTTCAAATGTTGAAGCTGCTAAGAAATTTGGCTTAAAGGTAATTGGAACTCACTCTCACTCTTGGGTTCAAAGCTTTAACAGTGAGCTTGAGAGCTTTAGAGCTTATGCAAAATGTTACCCAAATAGCACTCTTTTACTCATTGATACTTACAATGTTTTAAATAGTGGTTTGCCTAATGCAATTACAGTTTTTAAAGAGCTTAGAGAAAAAGGTTATAAACCATTAGGCGTAAGGCTTGATTCTGGAGATTTGGAATATTTAAGTAAAGAGGTAAGAAAAGCTTTAGATGCTGAGGGTTTTAAAGATGCAAAGATAACTGCTTCAAATGATTTGGATGAGCATTTAATAGAGCACCTTCTTATAAATGGAGCTAAAATTGATAATTGGGGTGTTGGAACAAGGCTTATTACAGCACATGATAGCCCAAGTCTTGGTGGAGTTTATAAGCTAAGTGGAGTTTTGAAAGATGGTAAAATTGAGCCTAAGATGAAAATTTCAAACGACCCAAGAAAGATAAACAATCCAGGGTTAAAACAAGTTTATAGACTTTATGATAAAGATACAGATAAAGCCATAGCTGATTTAATAACCTTAGACGATGAGGTTATAAATAACGATGAAATTAAGATTTTTCACCCACTATATACATATAAAAGAAAGATAGTTAAAAATTTCTATGCAAAAAAACTACTTAAACCACTATTTATAGATGGTAAATTTGTAGGTAAAATGCAAAGTGTAAAAGAGATAGCTAAGTTTGCAAAAGAGGAAAAAGAGAGTATGTGGGAGCAGTACTTAAGAAATATAAAACCACAAACTTATAAAGTAGATTTATCGCAAAAATTATGGGATATTAGAGAGAGTATAATACAAAAACACAAACCAAATTAA
- the upp gene encoding uracil phosphoribosyltransferase: MSNIKKISHPLIEHKISILRDKNTDPFQFRMLIDEISYLMLFEASRDLELKEVRIETPVAKTKGKKLSSKIMICPILRAALGMLDAVFKLIPDASVGFLGFQRNEESLEAEFFYAKLPKDYKERTAIIIDPMFATGGTAIDAVKYLKDKGVKDIKFISIVGAPEGLEKFSKIYPDVEVYLAAIDEGLNDKGYIVPGLGDAGDRVFNTLNS, encoded by the coding sequence ATGAGTAACATTAAAAAAATTTCACACCCCTTAATAGAGCATAAAATTTCAATTCTAAGAGATAAAAACACAGACCCTTTCCAGTTTAGAATGCTTATAGATGAGATTAGCTATTTGATGCTATTTGAAGCAAGCAGAGATTTGGAGTTAAAAGAGGTAAGAATTGAAACTCCAGTTGCAAAAACAAAGGGTAAAAAACTATCTAGTAAAATAATGATATGCCCTATTTTAAGAGCTGCACTTGGTATGCTTGATGCTGTATTTAAGCTAATTCCTGATGCAAGTGTTGGATTTTTAGGTTTTCAAAGAAATGAAGAGAGTTTGGAAGCTGAGTTTTTTTATGCAAAATTGCCAAAAGACTATAAAGAGAGAACTGCTATTATAATTGATCCTATGTTTGCAACAGGTGGAACTGCAATTGATGCTGTTAAATACCTAAAAGATAAAGGTGTAAAAGATATAAAGTTTATATCTATAGTAGGAGCACCAGAGGGTCTAGAAAAATTTAGTAAAATTTACCCTGATGTCGAGGTTTATTTAGCTGCAATTGATGAAGGACTTAATGATAAAGGCTACATTGTTCCAGGTCTTGGCGACGCTGGTGATAGGGTATTTAATACTTTAAATAGCTAA
- a CDS encoding GntP family permease, with protein sequence MSGIVLIVCFVIAIILMIWLISRVGVHPFIAIMLISLLLAIVAGIDLVKIPGIIGDGFSGIFKSIGIVIIFGALIGMALEKTGAALKLADMVVKCIGEKHPEMAMLIMGWIVGIPVFCDSGFVVLDPIRRAIREKIHASPVGMAVALSGGLYTSHVFVPPTPGPIAAAGLIGVGGNLLLVIIIGVVVSIPVLIAAYLYARYIGNKITLKDETNSTQKSYDELIKEYGKLPSSFLSLAPIFAPIILMALGSIVKIAGLKGAIANFLLFLGSPVIALGIGVVFAVWLLFDTGKIKEFNAMTNETLKLVGPILFITAAGGVLGKVITAAGFVEFMKANAHIIGSVGIFFPFLISAIIKTAQGSSTVALTTTASIMGLFTDQTSMMTALGLTTQMGAALTVMAIAAGAMTVSHANDSYFWVVTNFSEMTPEQGYKTQTTLTLIMGIVGIITVWIASLILL encoded by the coding sequence ATGAGCGGCATTGTTCTAATTGTCTGTTTTGTGATAGCTATCATTTTAATGATTTGGCTCATCTCAAGAGTTGGAGTTCATCCTTTTATTGCTATTATGCTTATCTCTTTACTTCTTGCTATTGTTGCTGGAATTGATTTGGTTAAAATTCCAGGCATTATAGGAGATGGGTTTAGTGGAATTTTTAAAAGTATTGGTATAGTTATAATCTTTGGTGCACTTATTGGTATGGCTTTGGAAAAAACAGGTGCAGCACTAAAACTAGCTGATATGGTCGTAAAATGTATAGGAGAAAAACATCCTGAAATGGCTATGCTTATAATGGGATGGATCGTAGGAATTCCTGTTTTTTGCGATAGTGGTTTTGTTGTTTTAGATCCAATTCGTAGAGCCATTAGAGAGAAAATACATGCAAGTCCTGTAGGTATGGCAGTAGCTTTATCAGGTGGACTTTATACATCTCATGTTTTTGTGCCTCCAACTCCTGGACCAATAGCAGCTGCTGGACTTATTGGTGTTGGCGGAAATTTATTGCTTGTTATAATAATTGGTGTTGTAGTCTCCATCCCTGTTTTAATCGCAGCGTATTTGTATGCTAGATATATAGGTAACAAAATCACTCTTAAAGATGAGACAAATAGCACCCAAAAGAGCTATGATGAGCTTATTAAAGAGTATGGAAAGTTGCCAAGTAGCTTTTTAAGTCTTGCCCCTATTTTTGCTCCTATTATCTTAATGGCATTAGGTTCAATTGTAAAAATTGCTGGTTTAAAAGGTGCTATTGCTAACTTTTTACTATTTTTAGGAAGTCCTGTTATAGCTCTTGGAATAGGTGTTGTATTTGCAGTTTGGCTCTTGTTTGATACTGGCAAGATAAAAGAATTTAATGCTATGACAAATGAAACTTTAAAACTAGTAGGACCAATTTTGTTCATAACTGCTGCTGGTGGGGTTTTAGGTAAAGTTATAACCGCTGCTGGATTTGTTGAGTTTATGAAGGCAAATGCTCATATTATTGGTAGTGTTGGAATTTTCTTTCCATTTTTAATCTCAGCCATAATCAAAACAGCACAAGGAAGCTCAACCGTAGCACTTACTACAACTGCTTCAATTATGGGACTTTTTACCGATCAAACATCTATGATGACGGCACTTGGACTTACTACACAGATGGGTGCAGCACTTACAGTTATGGCTATAGCGGCTGGAGCTATGACAGTTTCACATGCTAATGATAGTTATTTTTGGGTTGTTACAAATTTTAGTGAAATGACCCCAGAGCAAGGATACAAAACTCAGACAACACTTACTTTGATAATGGGTATTGTCGGAATCATAACTGTTTGGATAGCCTCTTTAATACTATTATAA
- the gdhA gene encoding NADP-specific glutamate dehydrogenase produces MSAKSNAKNYVNDVLNTVKIVSPRQPIFHQAATEVLQSLVPLFEREPKYQKHSVLDRIVLPEKTTIFRTVYIDDKGKACVHFGYRVEFNSALGPYKGGLRFHPTVNLDVLKFLGFEQIFKNSLTGLNIGGAKGGANFDPKGKSDGEIMRFCQAFASELSKLIGDVKDVPAGDIGVGAREIGYMYGQYKKITSRFDGAFTGKGLSWGGSLVRTEATGYGSVYFAEELLKTKNDNLEGKTCTISGSGNVAIYTAQKLYHYGAKPIAVSDSSGYIYDKEGIDVELLKELKEVKRERISEYAKIKPSAKFVSVSKYPKDRNGIWDVPCDAAFPSATQNELNLEDAKTLYNNGCRLVCEGANMPSNLEAIDFFLSKKDLLFGPAKAANAGGVAVSALEMAQNASMTSWSFEEVDTKLQNIMKHIFKISYEASKEFGDEGNIVLGSNIAGFRKVADAMIDQGYI; encoded by the coding sequence ATGAGTGCAAAAAGCAATGCAAAAAATTATGTAAACGATGTGTTAAATACTGTTAAGATAGTTTCTCCAAGACAGCCGATTTTCCATCAAGCAGCAACTGAGGTTTTACAAAGCTTAGTTCCGCTTTTTGAAAGAGAGCCAAAATACCAAAAACACAGTGTTTTAGATCGTATCGTATTGCCTGAAAAAACTACAATTTTTAGAACAGTTTATATAGATGACAAAGGCAAAGCTTGTGTTCATTTTGGATATAGAGTTGAGTTTAATTCTGCTTTAGGACCTTATAAAGGCGGACTTAGATTTCATCCGACTGTAAATTTAGATGTTCTAAAATTTCTAGGCTTCGAACAAATTTTTAAAAACTCACTTACAGGTCTTAATATAGGTGGCGCAAAAGGTGGTGCAAATTTTGATCCTAAAGGTAAGAGTGATGGCGAGATTATGAGATTTTGCCAAGCATTTGCTAGTGAGCTTTCAAAGCTTATAGGTGATGTTAAAGATGTTCCAGCAGGAGATATAGGTGTTGGTGCAAGAGAGATTGGTTATATGTATGGTCAATATAAAAAAATAACAAGTAGATTTGATGGGGCATTTACAGGAAAAGGACTTAGTTGGGGTGGAAGTTTAGTAAGAACAGAAGCAACTGGATATGGATCTGTTTATTTTGCAGAAGAGCTACTAAAAACTAAAAATGATAATTTAGAAGGAAAAACTTGTACTATAAGTGGATCTGGAAATGTTGCTATTTATACTGCCCAAAAGCTTTACCATTACGGTGCAAAACCGATTGCGGTTAGTGATTCAAGCGGATATATTTATGACAAAGAGGGTATTGATGTAGAACTTTTAAAAGAGCTAAAAGAGGTTAAAAGAGAAAGAATTAGCGAGTATGCTAAGATTAAACCTAGTGCTAAATTCGTTAGTGTTAGTAAATACCCAAAAGATAGAAATGGAATTTGGGATGTGCCTTGCGATGCGGCTTTTCCTAGCGCAACTCAAAATGAGTTAAATTTAGAAGATGCAAAAACTCTTTATAATAATGGTTGCCGCTTAGTTTGCGAGGGTGCAAATATGCCAAGTAATCTTGAAGCAATTGACTTTTTCTTATCTAAAAAAGATCTGCTTTTTGGTCCTGCAAAAGCTGCTAATGCCGGAGGTGTTGCAGTAAGTGCTCTTGAAATGGCACAAAATGCAAGTATGACTAGTTGGAGCTTTGAAGAAGTTGATACAAAACTTCAAAATATAATGAAACATATTTTTAAAATATCTTATGAAGCTTCAAAGGAATTTGGAGATGAGGGCAACATCGTTCTTGGTTCAAATATAGCAGGCTTTAGAAAAGTTGCTGATGCTATGATTGATCAAGGTTATATCTAA
- a CDS encoding glycerate kinase, with translation MRVLVAIDSFKGSLSSYEAGSAVKAGIENFCDEVIVKPVADGGEGSVEALADALDGKFVDVIVQNPLSEKISARYAITGELAILEMASSSGLTLIKKEDRNPMKTSTYGFGEMIAHAINEGARKFIVGIGGSATNDAGTGMLSALGFEFYDEFGNLLEGIGENLIKISQISTKNVLPSLKDCEFLIACDVDNPLFGKNGAAYVYGPQKGADEKMVKELDNGLISFAKVTSNHFLNEFCNLSGAGAAGGLGFGFVSYLNAKLKPGIDIIIEEIGLEDEIKRADLVITGEGKLDFQSSMGKTPTGVAKIAKKYNRPVIALGGCVCKSAKNCNESGIDAFFSILNEPISIEEAMDKKTAIENIKRVSEQVIRLYRL, from the coding sequence ATGAGAGTTTTGGTTGCTATTGACTCTTTTAAAGGCTCACTTAGCTCATATGAAGCTGGTAGTGCGGTTAAAGCTGGTATAGAAAATTTCTGTGATGAAGTTATAGTTAAACCTGTTGCGGATGGCGGAGAGGGAAGTGTTGAGGCTTTGGCTGATGCACTTGATGGCAAATTTGTTGATGTTATAGTTCAAAACCCACTAAGTGAAAAAATATCTGCTAGATATGCTATAACAGGGGAGCTTGCAATACTAGAAATGGCTAGTAGCTCAGGGCTTACTCTAATTAAAAAAGAGGATAGAAATCCTATGAAAACTAGCACTTATGGATTTGGGGAAATGATAGCTCATGCTATAAACGAAGGAGCTAGAAAATTTATAGTAGGCATTGGTGGAAGTGCTACAAATGATGCTGGAACTGGTATGCTTAGTGCTTTGGGATTTGAGTTTTATGATGAGTTTGGAAACTTACTTGAGGGCATTGGTGAAAATCTTATAAAAATTAGCCAAATTTCAACTAAAAATGTTTTGCCTTCTCTTAAAGATTGTGAGTTTTTAATCGCCTGTGATGTTGATAATCCACTTTTTGGGAAAAATGGAGCAGCTTATGTTTATGGTCCGCAAAAGGGTGCTGATGAAAAAATGGTAAAAGAGCTTGACAATGGACTTATTAGCTTTGCAAAAGTAACAAGTAATCACTTTTTAAATGAGTTTTGCAACTTAAGCGGTGCTGGGGCTGCTGGTGGGCTTGGATTTGGTTTTGTAAGCTACCTAAATGCAAAATTAAAACCTGGCATTGATATAATAATTGAAGAAATTGGGCTTGAAGATGAGATAAAAAGAGCTGATTTAGTAATAACTGGCGAAGGAAAGCTTGATTTTCAAAGCTCTATGGGAAAAACACCAACAGGAGTTGCAAAAATTGCTAAAAAATATAATAGACCTGTAATCGCACTTGGAGGCTGTGTTTGCAAGAGTGCAAAAAATTGTAATGAGAGTGGAATTGATGCATTTTTTAGCATATTAAATGAACCAATTAGCATTGAAGAGGCTATGGACAAAAAGACAGCCATTGAAAATATTAAACGCGTTAGCGAACAGGTTATAAGGCTTTATAGACTTTAA
- a CDS encoding peptidylprolyl isomerase, giving the protein MKKKFILITLFSFTLSYANIVNWVVALVNNEPITNYELVSTMEKVRVDKKTALELLIKDKLKTSELKKRGIVVSPFEIDNQIKQIAEKNGKSVNALKEDLSRQGIKFENFEQDVAKNLKEQKFFAAIFEKADKKITPENIRDFYEQNKRLFTTFDAVNVTRFASDNKADILRISKGGSIGNTFNHKITIKKSQLDPNSQFVFMSIPNGGFTPIIPNPRGFYEVFRIDSKSGYKTLSFEEVKDDVTNQYIIQVRKKNIEEYFEKLRAQAVIEFLEPKK; this is encoded by the coding sequence ATGAAAAAAAAGTTTATACTAATAACTCTTTTTAGTTTTACATTGTCGTACGCAAACATAGTTAATTGGGTTGTTGCCCTAGTAAACAATGAGCCTATTACTAACTATGAATTAGTTAGCACTATGGAAAAAGTAAGAGTTGATAAAAAAACTGCTCTTGAGTTATTAATAAAAGATAAATTAAAAACCTCAGAGTTAAAAAAAAGAGGTATTGTTGTTTCTCCTTTTGAGATAGATAATCAAATAAAACAGATAGCTGAAAAAAATGGTAAATCAGTTAATGCCCTTAAAGAAGATTTATCAAGACAAGGTATTAAATTTGAAAATTTTGAACAAGATGTAGCTAAAAACTTAAAAGAACAAAAATTTTTTGCGGCTATTTTTGAAAAAGCTGATAAGAAAATAACTCCTGAAAATATTAGAGATTTTTATGAACAAAATAAAAGACTTTTCACAACTTTTGATGCAGTAAATGTTACTAGATTTGCTTCTGATAATAAAGCAGATATACTAAGAATCTCTAAAGGCGGGAGCATTGGCAATACTTTTAATCATAAAATCACAATTAAAAAATCACAATTAGATCCAAATTCTCAATTTGTATTTATGTCCATACCAAATGGCGGATTTACTCCTATAATTCCAAATCCAAGAGGATTTTATGAAGTATTTAGAATTGATTCAAAGTCTGGATATAAAACTTTATCATTTGAAGAAGTTAAAGATGATGTTACAAATCAATATATAATCCAAGTTAGAAAAAAGAATATTGAAGAGTATTTTGAAAAACTAAGAGCTCAAGCTGTTATAGAATTTTTAGAACCCAAAAAATAG
- a CDS encoding malic enzyme-like NAD(P)-binding protein: protein MSTKYTKEEALEYHHNGKIEVCVKKPVATAKDLTLAYSPGVAEPCKEIARDRELAYKYTNKSNLVAVISDGSAVLGLGNIGGHASKPVMEGKAVLFKKFAGVDAFDIELNESDPEKIVEICKAISPTFGGINLEDIKAPKCFEIEKRLKAETNIPVMHDDQHGTAIITTAGLMNAIELSGKNKEDIKIIVNGSGAAGIACARMYRAFGIKNIILIDSKGVIHSERTDLTPEKIEFAIKTKDRILEDVIKDADMFLGLSRAGVLTKDMVKQMAPNPIIFALANPEPEIYPEDIEKVRDDAMIGTGRSDYPNQVNNVLGFPYIFRGALDVRARAITENMKIAAAKALADLAKEPITQEVKDIIGSDDIKFGKYYIIPNPFDRRVFVAVSSAVAKAAFDDGVARVKDFDVEEYKKHLEKQL from the coding sequence ATGTCAACAAAATATACAAAAGAAGAAGCTTTAGAGTATCACCATAATGGAAAGATTGAAGTTTGTGTTAAAAAGCCAGTTGCTACTGCTAAGGACTTAACGCTAGCTTATAGCCCAGGAGTTGCTGAGCCTTGCAAAGAGATAGCAAGAGATAGAGAGCTTGCATATAAATATACAAATAAATCAAATTTAGTGGCTGTTATAAGTGACGGAAGTGCGGTTTTAGGTTTAGGGAATATTGGTGGGCATGCTAGTAAGCCAGTAATGGAAGGTAAAGCAGTTTTATTTAAAAAATTTGCCGGAGTAGACGCTTTTGATATAGAGCTTAATGAGAGCGATCCAGAAAAAATCGTTGAAATTTGCAAAGCTATTTCACCAACTTTTGGAGGTATAAATTTAGAAGATATCAAAGCTCCAAAATGTTTTGAGATAGAAAAAAGACTAAAAGCTGAGACTAATATCCCTGTTATGCATGATGACCAACATGGAACTGCGATAATTACAACAGCAGGACTTATGAATGCAATCGAGCTTAGTGGAAAAAATAAAGAAGATATAAAAATTATAGTAAATGGAAGTGGTGCTGCTGGTATTGCTTGTGCTAGAATGTATAGAGCTTTTGGTATTAAAAATATAATACTTATTGACTCTAAAGGCGTTATTCACTCAGAAAGAACAGATTTAACACCGGAAAAAATAGAATTTGCTATTAAAACAAAAGATAGAATTTTAGAAGATGTTATAAAAGATGCAGATATGTTTTTAGGGCTTAGTAGAGCTGGAGTTTTAACAAAAGATATGGTAAAACAAATGGCTCCTAACCCTATAATATTTGCTTTGGCTAACCCTGAGCCAGAAATTTACCCTGAAGATATTGAAAAAGTAAGAGATGATGCGATGATAGGAACGGGAAGAAGTGATTATCCAAATCAAGTAAATAATGTTTTAGGTTTTCCATATATCTTTAGAGGCGCTTTAGATGTGAGAGCTAGAGCTATAACTGAAAATATGAAAATAGCGGCTGCTAAGGCTTTAGCTGATTTAGCTAAAGAGCCTATTACACAAGAAGTTAAAGATATTATAGGTAGTGATGACATTAAATTTGGTAAATATTATATAATTCCAAATCCATTTGATAGAAGGGTTTTTGTTGCTGTATCTTCAGCTGTTGCAAAAGCTGCATTTGACGATGGGGTTGCAAGAGTTAAAGATTTTGATGTTGAAGAGTATAAAAAACATTTAGAAAAACAATTATAA
- a CDS encoding DUF2628 domain-containing protein yields MNEHQKEVFSNPALLREKLGIYLQTPEKVEIYAESFEKFFEAGNRNEIKFKATWSWWALFGGLFFYLYRKDYKMAIIYFILSLIPIVSLVALLIPAYAKYSICDKFCKALALNNDEFLKNEGGVNKWAIYLAVVLFVLVICLILFAASIGAYSY; encoded by the coding sequence ATGAACGAGCATCAAAAAGAGGTTTTTAGTAATCCAGCATTACTTAGAGAAAAGTTAGGAATTTATCTTCAAACTCCAGAAAAAGTTGAAATTTATGCGGAATCTTTTGAGAAATTTTTTGAGGCAGGAAACCGTAATGAGATTAAATTTAAAGCTACTTGGAGCTGGTGGGCACTTTTTGGAGGTTTATTTTTCTATTTATATAGAAAAGATTATAAAATGGCAATAATCTATTTTATACTATCTTTAATTCCTATTGTGAGTCTAGTAGCATTGTTAATACCTGCATATGCAAAATATAGCATATGTGATAAATTTTGTAAAGCATTAGCCCTAAATAATGATGAATTTTTAAAAAATGAGGGTGGTGTTAATAAGTGGGCAATTTATCTTGCTGTTGTTTTATTTGTTTTGGTTATATGTCTTATTTTGTTTGCAGCTTCAATAGGGGCATACTCTTATTGA